One window of Candidatus Nitrospira kreftii genomic DNA carries:
- a CDS encoding hypothetical protein (conserved protein of unknown function): MTTANRYLTSWESFWSTTTGAPGEIFWDADPAYAAQQDLALFQSHVDLQLPMIDVGCGNGTQTRFLGGHFSRVIGTEIAPAAVELAGKTNGAANVFYRVLDVLSPKDAQVLHDEIGDANVYLRAVLHQLSPVDQPLAAQSIERLIGKKGTLYLVELSSAAEPFFAQLIQQHGPPPGLARVFQHQITPGMLHEDSLALLFPADRYTLLKTGPSHIRTVHSLPTGDVVKVPAFYAIFRRRE; this comes from the coding sequence ATGACGACTGCGAATCGATATCTGACATCCTGGGAAAGCTTTTGGAGCACGACAACCGGGGCACCGGGAGAAATATTTTGGGATGCCGATCCTGCCTATGCTGCGCAACAGGATTTAGCTCTGTTTCAAAGCCACGTGGATCTGCAGTTGCCGATGATCGATGTCGGCTGTGGAAACGGCACGCAAACGCGTTTCCTGGGAGGTCATTTTTCGCGAGTGATCGGGACAGAGATCGCCCCAGCGGCAGTCGAACTGGCTGGGAAAACCAACGGTGCTGCGAACGTCTTTTATCGGGTTCTCGATGTGCTTAGTCCAAAGGATGCACAGGTCCTTCATGACGAGATAGGCGACGCCAATGTTTATCTGCGGGCTGTGCTGCATCAACTGTCACCGGTTGACCAGCCGTTGGCTGCGCAGAGTATCGAGCGGCTAATTGGGAAAAAAGGAACGTTGTATTTGGTCGAATTGTCCTCAGCCGCTGAGCCGTTCTTTGCTCAACTGATTCAACAGCATGGGCCGCCCCCAGGCCTGGCACGGGTATTTCAGCACCAGATCACGCCAGGCATGTTGCACGAGGACAGTTTGGCATTATTGTTCCCGGCGGATCGCTACACGCTTCTCAAGACAGGACCGAGTCACATCCGTACCGTTCACAGTCTCCCAACAGGTGACGTTGTGAAGGTGCCGGCCTTCTACGCGATCTTTCGCCGGCGTGAGTAA
- a CDS encoding hypothetical protein (conserved protein of unknown function), with the protein MKTSDPLDLIAQLVTAMNAQDLETALTLFEPGASFVMKPGVVVSGTAGIHQALQGFMALKPKLTIETQQIVQVGDVAQYCARWSINGIDPAGAAVQLGGRSSSILRRQPDGRWLFLVDNPWGTDIVA; encoded by the coding sequence ATGAAAACGTCCGATCCGTTAGATCTCATTGCACAACTCGTTACGGCCATGAATGCCCAGGATTTGGAAACAGCTCTGACATTGTTTGAGCCTGGTGCGTCGTTCGTCATGAAACCCGGTGTCGTCGTCAGCGGGACAGCTGGGATACATCAGGCACTTCAGGGCTTCATGGCGCTGAAGCCGAAATTAACCATCGAAACCCAGCAGATCGTGCAGGTAGGCGATGTTGCGCAGTACTGTGCCCGCTGGAGCATCAACGGAATCGATCCAGCGGGAGCTGCCGTGCAACTTGGTGGGAGATCCTCCAGCATCTTGCGGCGCCAACCTGATGGACGGTGGCTCTTCTTGGTGGATAACCCGTGGGGGACAGATAT